In Mucilaginibacter celer, one DNA window encodes the following:
- a CDS encoding MBG domain-containing protein translates to MKFKFSPLLIFFLIAGQRLFAAIPGISSFTPQSGAVGSLVTITGTNLSGLTSFTIGGVAAITISNNGTQLVGMVMRGAVSGPVTVGNAEGSTSVGTFSVLSSTFPSAQQGNKFTGTGNTGPASFGNSIAMSADGKTAVVGGMADNKLANNNTVGAIWVFVRNGDTWTQQGPKLVGSGGLGAVNHGRSVAISADGNTIIEGGPIDNGNRGAAWVFTRSGNVWTQQGAKLVGTGGAGASQFGTAVALSADGNTAVVGAGNDGSKGAAFVFTRSVGNWTQMGNKLVGSGEVQGGRGGDAVAISADGKTLLIGAPNNNSNAGGVWVYILNGGSWLEQSQLYQSGIDIFGTSLALSGDGNTAVIGGGNVTVYSRTKGAWTSSYTTLLPTGAVGNIKKAISVGMSGDGNTIIASGPLDNSGQGAVWVYFRGGNTSWVQQGAKLTGAGNTGVANIGSAITLSADGSTALAGGPLDNAGAGAAWAFKVGPVQTITFSPLRTVPYGTADITPVAVSTNSSIPITYTSSDTAVAVILNNKIHIKGAGTTIIRAMQSGNAMFDPAKPVPRSFTVTPVQLSIRAENKTIETGQPLPSLTAIYTGFVNGETAANLFAQPVLSSTATSSSPQGTYPITASGASARNYTITYYSGTLTITPVLAQQTITFNPINAASYGAGDIAPGATSSNNAIPITYSSSDVTVATIVNNKIHIVGTGTTNITAKQAGNTTYRPADPVVQSLTVNKVSLNIKADDKTMQVSTPLPALTATYTGFVNGETSAILTTQPVLSTTATSSSPVGTYPITAGGAAAKNYNITYTQGTLTVTPAGTPQTITFNPLSAASYGDGDIAPGATSTNNTIPITYSSSDLTVATIVNNQIHIVGAGTTNITATQSGDANHSPAAPVIRAFTVNKVPLTIKADNKTVEVSKPLPALTVTYTGFVKNETSAILTTQPVLSTTATSSSPVGSYPIIVSGAVAKNYNITYTQGTLTITQPNGTTPQTITFDPLRTVTYGNGDIYPVATSTNNTIPITYTSSDPSVAVILSGYIHIVGPGTCIIRALQSGNPTYAPASYPRSFTVNKAPLTIYGNSTTIPLSAPLPSFTASYYGFVNGETAANLITQPVLTTTATSSSPAGKYPITPSGADTKNYDITYVAGVLTITAPLPQPTITFNSLNNVNYGALDLAPVVYSSYNNTPVVLTSSDTTVAIIIPGSQIRIKNAGTAIITASQAGDDTHYPAQPVSRTLTVNKLPLTIAADSKKGISTHPFPAFTAGYTGFINGETTSALTTLPLLSTTATTSSPAGSYPITASGAVARNYEISYVQGYLSLGASAPPTITSFSPASGPVGTLVTITGTNLDFASSFKVGGFNGIVVSATSTQVIGMIYPGMASGAVSVNTLAGSATATGTFTVTPGSGAPNAQLGAKITAASLSGFGSSIASSADGNTIIVSTGYQGAYVYTRSGNTYTLQSNRLIGADYAGSAQPAPVVVLSADGNTAVWSFPGDQSGLGALWVFTRTGNTWAQQGPKLVGKGAVGPATIGSAMAISADGNTIIAGGPGDNNGIGATWVFIRQSGVWMQQGSKLISNDNIGRSAQGSSVALSADGRTAIVGGNGDFNSVGAAWVYTRTGTNWTQQGPKLTGTGYVGASKQGAVSVNADGTTILSGGYGDNNGNGATWVFVRNGTNWIQQGNKLVGTDGFPATAQASITALSGDGNTAVIGSRGVYPGNGGTWTFTRTGNTWQQSGGRLVGGSNIGENYQGDAIAISTDGSTTFIGAGKPFDSKGGVWAFAHAAKQSQIIDSFKPIPSTLNYGAADTTLAAVSTNLTLPVIFSSSDTTVAKIVNGNKLHIVSSGTSTITASQPGNATYSDAVPLTQSITVNKVPLTITVDNKIVKQGFASVLLTAQYKGFVNGDSVKNLTTQPTISTSASGSSQAGFYPITVNGAASAKYTFNYVPGTLTVIAVPSGPPQISSFSPKAGPVGTLVTITGNNLIAPVNFTIGGKKAAVISNTGTKLVGMVLPDAVAGPITLSTDSGSTAASGNFTVTATSHPSVQQGAQLVGDGSLGRAKQGSAIALSADGNTAVIGGTDDNNGQGAAWIFVRTGDTWQQQGDKLVGTGSIGAAKQGTSVAISADGNTVAISGPADNNNAGAGWIFTRNGSTWQQQGDKLVGLLNYRNTSVALSGDGNTAAFGPCVYNRFGNTWQFVTMVRGGSSVAISADGQTLISGDSSGGGDNPNNDSWNGSFWVYVRDSNGTWVQQGGEMYSGGGSYGAYGGFSVGVSADGNHAIIGANVFYSYDYGDVDYPNVVYYYGTAATDFKRVNGTWTEQSSYAIPIGRIYGGLIGVATNANAKNVMLGGPTSDANNPSAAYLYYEGPAGKKINLTAAGTNSSALAISADGNTAMVGFNTAGSAGLVRVFVSADRVAQQITFNQPGPFTYGAPDTLITATSTNTSLPITFTSSDTTVATIVAGNKVHIKKVGVIDITASQDDASISPVTQAVTINKALAVFTADAKSKAIGEAIPALTGTYSGFKNGDNSAVVTTQPVITTKATVNSLPGQYLIIGSGAAADNYDFRYVGGVMTVTNGTLPVISSFSPTSISAGATVTINGANLSHATAVSFGGVPATSFTIVSASKITAVVGGGATGDVKVTTTEGVATLDGATYKQSQSITFTQPAARYVGDADFDPGATSSSGLPVTYTSNNTSIATIVSNRVHIVAAGSVSIAAVQAGDATYAPAANVNRTLVIRPMASFASSFAEFNALNDKKNIPYPNPFQTMVNFNLGDAAAANVKVEVNSLSNGGRLVFTNQYVNQQGILQLNLSSLRNGVYVLRVTADNQVKEFKIIKNTN, encoded by the coding sequence ATGAAGTTTAAATTTTCACCATTACTTATATTTTTTTTAATCGCCGGGCAGCGTCTGTTTGCTGCTATACCGGGTATCTCTTCATTTACACCGCAGTCGGGAGCGGTAGGTAGTTTAGTAACTATAACAGGCACAAATTTAAGCGGGCTTACCTCTTTTACCATAGGCGGGGTTGCTGCTATAACTATATCAAACAATGGTACCCAACTGGTGGGTATGGTAATGCGGGGGGCCGTATCAGGCCCCGTAACTGTTGGTAATGCAGAAGGGAGCACTTCGGTAGGAACATTCAGCGTTTTGAGTTCAACTTTTCCCAGTGCACAGCAGGGCAATAAATTTACAGGAACCGGAAATACCGGACCAGCATCGTTTGGTAATTCGATAGCGATGAGTGCCGATGGTAAAACCGCCGTAGTTGGTGGTATGGCAGATAACAAACTTGCCAACAACAATACGGTAGGTGCTATCTGGGTATTTGTACGCAATGGAGATACCTGGACTCAGCAAGGGCCAAAGCTGGTAGGATCCGGAGGTTTAGGTGCAGTTAACCACGGAAGATCGGTAGCTATCAGTGCCGATGGAAATACAATTATTGAAGGCGGACCAATTGATAACGGCAACCGCGGTGCGGCGTGGGTGTTTACCCGCAGCGGCAATGTTTGGACACAGCAAGGCGCCAAACTTGTTGGCACGGGTGGTGCGGGAGCCTCGCAGTTTGGTACTGCGGTTGCATTAAGCGCTGATGGTAATACAGCTGTAGTAGGAGCGGGAAATGATGGCAGTAAAGGTGCAGCATTCGTCTTTACCAGATCTGTAGGTAATTGGACGCAAATGGGAAATAAACTGGTTGGCTCCGGTGAGGTTCAGGGCGGAAGAGGTGGAGACGCAGTAGCGATCAGCGCAGATGGAAAGACACTTTTAATAGGTGCACCTAATAATAACAGCAACGCGGGTGGCGTATGGGTTTATATTTTAAACGGAGGTTCATGGCTTGAACAGAGCCAGCTCTATCAGTCCGGTATTGATATTTTTGGTACTTCGCTGGCATTAAGCGGTGATGGTAACACCGCTGTTATCGGTGGTGGAAACGTCACCGTTTATAGCCGTACTAAGGGTGCGTGGACGAGTTCATATACTACGCTTTTACCTACGGGTGCTGTAGGTAATATTAAAAAAGCCATTTCTGTGGGTATGAGTGGAGATGGCAATACAATTATAGCAAGCGGTCCGTTAGATAATAGCGGTCAGGGTGCCGTATGGGTTTACTTTCGCGGCGGAAATACATCGTGGGTACAGCAGGGGGCTAAATTAACCGGTGCTGGTAACACAGGAGTTGCTAATATTGGGTCAGCAATAACGCTAAGTGCAGATGGTTCAACTGCTTTGGCTGGTGGCCCACTTGATAATGCAGGTGCCGGAGCAGCATGGGCATTTAAGGTAGGACCCGTTCAAACCATTACTTTTAGCCCGTTAAGAACTGTGCCTTATGGTACTGCAGATATAACGCCTGTAGCGGTTAGTACAAATAGCTCAATTCCAATTACCTACACCAGTAGCGATACTGCGGTAGCAGTAATATTGAATAACAAAATTCACATAAAAGGGGCAGGTACTACTATTATCAGGGCTATGCAAAGCGGCAATGCAATGTTTGATCCGGCGAAACCGGTACCCCGTAGCTTTACGGTAACGCCTGTTCAGCTAAGTATAAGGGCCGAAAATAAAACAATCGAAACCGGGCAGCCCTTGCCGTCACTTACTGCAATCTATACCGGGTTTGTAAATGGCGAAACAGCAGCTAATCTTTTTGCACAACCTGTGCTAAGTTCAACGGCTACGTCATCATCACCGCAGGGCACCTACCCAATTACCGCGAGCGGCGCATCTGCAAGAAATTATACTATAACATATTATTCCGGAACATTAACCATCACTCCGGTATTGGCCCAGCAAACAATCACCTTTAATCCAATCAACGCGGCAAGTTACGGAGCCGGCGATATAGCCCCCGGAGCAACCAGTAGCAACAATGCTATTCCAATTACTTACAGCAGCAGCGATGTAACGGTGGCTACCATCGTAAATAATAAAATACATATAGTAGGCACCGGCACAACCAATATAACTGCAAAACAGGCCGGTAATACTACCTATAGACCCGCCGATCCTGTTGTGCAAAGCCTTACGGTTAATAAAGTATCATTAAATATAAAGGCCGATGATAAAACGATGCAGGTTTCAACCCCGCTGCCTGCGCTTACAGCAACATATACCGGTTTTGTAAATGGCGAAACATCTGCAATTTTAACCACCCAGCCGGTGTTAAGCACTACAGCTACCAGCTCATCACCTGTAGGTACTTATCCTATAACAGCCGGAGGCGCGGCTGCTAAAAATTATAATATCACCTACACACAAGGCACGTTGACGGTAACTCCCGCAGGCACTCCCCAAACCATCACCTTTAATCCACTCAGCGCTGCAAGTTACGGAGACGGTGATATAGCTCCCGGAGCAACCAGTACCAATAACACTATTCCTATTACATACAGCAGCAGCGATTTAACAGTAGCTACTATTGTAAATAACCAAATCCATATAGTAGGAGCGGGCACTACCAATATAACCGCCACGCAAAGCGGTGATGCCAATCATAGCCCGGCCGCGCCAGTTATACGGGCATTTACGGTTAATAAAGTACCGTTAACTATAAAGGCTGATAACAAAACAGTAGAAGTTTCAAAGCCGCTGCCTGCGCTTACGGTAACTTATACCGGCTTTGTAAAAAATGAAACATCTGCAATTTTAACCACCCAGCCGGTGTTAAGCACTACGGCCACCAGTTCATCGCCGGTAGGAAGTTACCCGATAATAGTAAGCGGGGCCGTTGCAAAAAATTATAATATTACATATACGCAAGGTACGCTTACAATTACCCAGCCCAATGGTACCACGCCGCAAACTATAACGTTTGATCCGTTGCGTACGGTAACTTATGGCAACGGCGATATTTACCCTGTTGCAACAAGTACTAATAATACTATTCCAATCACCTATACCAGTAGCGATCCCTCTGTGGCTGTTATTTTAAGCGGTTATATTCACATTGTTGGCCCTGGTACGTGTATAATCAGGGCTTTACAAAGCGGTAACCCTACTTACGCGCCGGCAAGTTACCCGCGCAGCTTTACCGTAAATAAGGCACCTTTAACAATATATGGCAACAGCACAACTATCCCGTTATCCGCGCCGCTGCCCTCGTTTACGGCATCCTATTATGGTTTTGTAAACGGCGAAACGGCTGCCAACTTAATTACCCAACCGGTACTAACTACTACGGCCACAAGCTCATCGCCGGCAGGTAAATATCCAATAACGCCTTCGGGGGCTGATACTAAAAATTATGATATTACTTATGTTGCAGGGGTGCTTACCATAACTGCTCCGCTGCCGCAACCAACAATTACTTTTAATAGTTTAAACAATGTTAATTATGGGGCGCTTGATCTTGCACCGGTTGTATACAGTTCATACAACAATACCCCGGTTGTGTTAACAAGTAGCGATACTACCGTGGCTATAATCATACCAGGTAGTCAAATTCGTATAAAAAACGCAGGTACGGCTATTATAACGGCCTCACAGGCGGGTGATGATACCCACTATCCTGCCCAGCCGGTTAGCCGTACTTTAACGGTTAATAAATTACCACTTACTATTGCGGCAGATAGTAAAAAGGGCATCAGCACCCATCCATTCCCGGCATTTACAGCCGGTTACACAGGCTTTATAAACGGCGAAACTACAAGTGCTTTAACAACTTTGCCGCTTTTAAGTACTACGGCTACTACTTCATCACCTGCCGGTAGTTACCCAATAACTGCAAGCGGCGCGGTTGCCCGAAATTATGAGATCAGTTACGTGCAGGGGTATTTATCACTCGGCGCGTCGGCACCGCCAACCATTACCAGCTTTAGCCCCGCATCAGGGCCGGTTGGCACCCTGGTTACCATCACCGGCACTAATCTTGATTTTGCTTCTTCGTTTAAGGTAGGTGGCTTCAACGGTATAGTAGTATCTGCTACCAGTACACAGGTGATAGGAATGATATATCCTGGTATGGCAAGCGGAGCTGTTTCTGTAAACACGCTGGCAGGTTCGGCTACGGCAACCGGTACATTTACGGTAACCCCCGGCAGCGGTGCTCCTAATGCTCAGCTCGGAGCAAAAATTACAGCAGCTTCTCTATCGGGTTTTGGAAGCTCGATAGCTTCCAGTGCCGATGGCAATACGATCATTGTCAGTACAGGGTACCAGGGAGCATATGTTTACACCCGTAGCGGAAATACGTACACGCTACAAAGCAACCGTTTGATAGGTGCCGATTATGCAGGTAGCGCCCAGCCAGCGCCCGTTGTGGTGTTGAGTGCCGATGGCAATACAGCCGTTTGGAGTTTTCCCGGCGATCAAAGCGGATTAGGAGCGTTATGGGTATTTACGCGCACGGGTAACACCTGGGCGCAGCAAGGACCTAAACTTGTAGGTAAAGGTGCGGTTGGCCCGGCTACTATTGGAAGTGCTATGGCTATCAGCGCCGATGGTAATACAATTATTGCCGGAGGCCCCGGCGATAATAATGGCATTGGTGCGACCTGGGTGTTTATTCGCCAAAGCGGTGTTTGGATGCAGCAGGGTTCTAAACTTATTAGTAATGATAATATTGGGAGATCGGCGCAGGGAAGTTCTGTAGCCTTAAGCGCTGATGGCAGAACAGCCATTGTTGGTGGTAATGGCGATTTTAATAGTGTTGGAGCTGCCTGGGTTTATACCCGGACAGGTACCAACTGGACACAGCAAGGCCCCAAATTAACAGGTACCGGCTACGTTGGCGCTTCGAAACAAGGCGCGGTTTCTGTTAATGCCGACGGAACGACCATTTTAAGCGGAGGGTATGGTGATAATAATGGAAACGGTGCCACATGGGTATTTGTACGCAATGGCACCAACTGGATACAGCAAGGTAATAAATTGGTTGGTACAGACGGATTTCCGGCAACCGCGCAAGCTTCGATAACCGCGTTGAGTGGCGATGGCAACACCGCTGTAATTGGTTCCAGAGGCGTTTACCCGGGTAATGGTGGTACATGGACGTTTACCCGAACAGGGAATACCTGGCAGCAAAGCGGCGGCAGACTGGTTGGAGGTTCAAACATAGGCGAAAACTACCAGGGCGATGCAATTGCCATAAGTACAGACGGAAGCACGACGTTTATAGGTGCCGGTAAGCCCTTTGATAGCAAAGGTGGAGTTTGGGCATTTGCACATGCTGCAAAACAATCACAGATCATCGATTCTTTTAAACCTATACCATCAACCTTAAATTATGGTGCGGCTGATACGACACTTGCCGCAGTTAGCACTAATTTAACACTCCCTGTTATTTTTAGCAGCAGCGATACAACCGTAGCGAAAATTGTAAACGGCAATAAACTTCATATTGTTAGCAGCGGTACATCAACCATTACAGCATCGCAGCCGGGTAACGCTACTTACAGTGATGCCGTACCGCTTACCCAATCAATTACAGTTAATAAAGTTCCGTTAACCATAACGGTTGATAATAAAATAGTAAAGCAAGGATTTGCAAGCGTATTGCTTACTGCCCAATATAAGGGCTTCGTGAACGGCGATAGCGTTAAAAATTTAACTACGCAGCCAACAATAAGCACCTCCGCGTCAGGTTCTTCGCAAGCCGGTTTTTATCCCATTACGGTAAACGGGGCAGCCTCGGCAAAGTATACATTTAATTACGTTCCCGGTACATTAACAGTTATAGCGGTACCATCAGGTCCGCCGCAAATATCATCCTTTAGTCCTAAAGCAGGGCCTGTAGGTACTTTGGTAACTATAACGGGGAACAACCTTATTGCCCCTGTTAATTTTACAATTGGTGGCAAAAAGGCGGCCGTTATATCAAATACGGGCACCAAGCTTGTAGGCATGGTATTGCCCGATGCCGTGGCCGGGCCGATAACCCTTAGTACTGATAGCGGCAGTACCGCGGCTTCAGGTAACTTTACCGTAACTGCTACATCGCACCCGTCTGTGCAACAGGGGGCGCAATTGGTAGGTGACGGTAGTCTTGGCCGGGCCAAACAGGGAAGCGCGATAGCCCTGAGTGCCGATGGCAATACAGCCGTGATTGGCGGCACCGATGATAATAACGGGCAAGGGGCGGCCTGGATTTTTGTACGCACCGGAGATACCTGGCAACAGCAGGGCGATAAGCTGGTAGGTACCGGCAGTATAGGTGCGGCAAAGCAGGGAACAAGTGTTGCTATCAGTGCCGATGGTAATACGGTTGCCATTAGCGGCCCCGCCGACAATAACAATGCCGGGGCTGGCTGGATCTTTACCCGTAATGGCAGTACCTGGCAGCAACAGGGCGATAAGTTGGTGGGTTTGCTCAATTATCGAAATACTTCGGTTGCTCTAAGCGGCGATGGTAACACCGCTGCTTTTGGCCCATGTGTTTATAACAGGTTTGGCAATACATGGCAGTTTGTAACCATGGTAAGGGGAGGATCGTCTGTAGCTATAAGTGCCGATGGGCAAACGCTTATCAGCGGTGACAGCTCTGGTGGCGGAGATAACCCCAATAATGATTCATGGAATGGCTCGTTTTGGGTGTATGTACGTGATAGCAATGGTACATGGGTTCAACAGGGTGGAGAAATGTATTCGGGGGGAGGAAGTTACGGAGCCTATGGCGGTTTTTCGGTAGGCGTATCTGCCGATGGAAATCATGCTATAATTGGTGCTAATGTCTTTTATTCCTACGACTATGGTGACGTGGATTATCCTAATGTAGTGTACTACTATGGTACAGCCGCCACAGATTTTAAAAGAGTTAACGGCACCTGGACAGAACAATCCTCTTACGCGATTCCGATAGGAAGAATATATGGTGGCCTTATAGGCGTGGCTACAAATGCCAATGCTAAAAATGTAATGCTTGGAGGACCGACCTCTGATGCCAATAATCCTTCCGCCGCTTATTTATATTATGAAGGTCCGGCGGGCAAAAAGATTAATTTAACAGCAGCCGGTACTAATTCATCAGCTTTGGCCATCAGCGCTGATGGCAACACGGCAATGGTTGGCTTCAATACAGCTGGTTCTGCAGGACTTGTCCGTGTGTTTGTATCTGCCGATAGAGTGGCCCAGCAAATCACCTTCAATCAACCCGGTCCGTTTACTTATGGTGCGCCTGATACTTTGATCACAGCAACCAGTACCAATACCTCGCTGCCAATCACATTCACCAGCAGCGATACCACGGTGGCAACTATTGTAGCCGGTAATAAAGTACACATCAAAAAAGTAGGTGTAATCGATATCACCGCCTCGCAGGATGACGCTTCGATAAGCCCGGTAACGCAGGCAGTCACGATCAATAAAGCGCTGGCGGTATTTACTGCCGATGCCAAATCAAAAGCGATAGGCGAAGCTATCCCGGCTTTAACCGGTACTTATAGCGGCTTTAAAAACGGGGATAACAGTGCTGTTGTCACCACTCAGCCGGTTATCACTACCAAGGCGACGGTTAACTCGCTGCCGGGACAGTACCTTATCATTGGCTCGGGAGCGGCGGCAGATAATTATGATTTCAGGTATGTAGGCGGCGTTATGACAGTAACCAACGGTACTTTACCGGTGATATCATCGTTCTCGCCAACCAGTATTTCGGCAGGGGCTACGGTTACTATTAACGGTGCCAATCTTAGCCATGCTACAGCGGTAAGTTTTGGCGGTGTACCTGCAACTTCGTTCACCATTGTATCGGCAAGCAAAATTACAGCCGTAGTAGGCGGAGGCGCAACCGGCGATGTAAAAGTAACCACTACCGAGGGCGTGGCTACGCTTGATGGTGCAACTTACAAGCAATCGCAAAGCATAACATTTACACAACCTGCGGCAAGGTACGTTGGCGATGCCGATTTTGATCCGGGTGCTACGTCAAGTTCAGGCCTGCCGGTAACGTATACCAGTAACAACACGTCCATAGCAACCATAGTAAGCAACAGGGTGCATATTGTAGCTGCGGGTAGTGTGAGCATAGCAGCGGTACAGGCGGGCGATGCCACTTATGCACCGGCAGCCAATGTAAACCGTACGCTGGTGATTAGACCGATGGCATCATTTGCATCGTCATTTGCGGAGTTTAATGCGCTTAATGATAAAAAGAACATACCATATCCAAACCCATTCCAAACCATGGTGAACTTTAATCTTGGCGATGCAGCTGCAGCCAATGTAAAAGTTGAGGTAAACAGCCTCTCCAATGGCGGGCGACTGGTATTTACCAACCAGTATGTTAATCAGCAGGGCATCCTGCAGCTTAACCTGAGTTCGCTCCGGAATGGTGTTTACGTACTTCGGGTAACTGCCGATAACCAGGTGAAGGAGTTTAAGATCATTAAAAACACCAATTGA